One segment of Carya illinoinensis cultivar Pawnee chromosome 13, C.illinoinensisPawnee_v1, whole genome shotgun sequence DNA contains the following:
- the LOC122292851 gene encoding uncharacterized protein LOC122292851 isoform X1 — translation MEISSAHPLLHSKFLKPLISFPAPPSLPIFQCKASFLASNSALSQSSKSFLTQLQGVGIKTRQQWSVGAIHASKAENPPTDVSERWLLVPVGDGDTRHIGYNVKMPDAFEIASGEVTVGRLPEKADVVIPVATVSGLHARIQKKQGNLLVTDLDSTNGTFIDEKRLRPGVVSTASTGSRIIFGDIHLAMFRVSKLNTVEVASKAEEYEDKQETDKPTETTETG, via the exons ATGGAAATAAGTTCTGCCCATCCTCTTCTCCATTCCAAATTTCTAAAGCCTCTGATAAGTTTTCCCGCACCTCCATCACTTCCCATCTTTCAATGTAAAGCTTCTTTTCTTGCTTCTAATTCAGCACTGTCTCAATCCTCTAAGAGCTTTCTCACACAGTTACAAGGAGTTGGAATCAAAACAAGGCAACAGTGGAGTGTTGGAGCCATACACGCTTCCAAGGCTGAAAACCCTCCAACAGATGTTTCAGAAAGATGGCTTCTTGTACCTGTTG GTGATGGAGATACAAGACACATAGGTTACAATGTCAAAATGCCAGATGCATTTGAAATTGCTTCT GGTGAGGTGACTGTTGGTCGACTTCCTGAGAAAGCTGATGTAGTGATTCCAGTTGCAACAG TATCCGGTCTGCATGCTCGCATTCAGAAGAAACAAGGGAATCTCTTGGTCACGGATTTGGACAGCACCAATGGGACATTTATTGATGAAAAGCGGTTGAGACCTGGAGTTGTTTCCACTGCATCAACTGGGAGCCGCATTATATTTG GggatattcatttggcaatgtttcGTGTTTCCAAGCTTAACACGGTGGAAGTTGCAAGCAAAGCAGAAGAATATGAAGATAAACAAGAGACTGATAAGCCAACCGAGACTACTGAAACAGGTTGA
- the LOC122292851 gene encoding uncharacterized protein LOC122292851 isoform X2, with the protein MEISSAHPLLHSKFLKPLISFPAPPSLPIFQCKASFLASNSALSQSSKSFLTQLQGVGIKTRQQWSVGAIHASKAENPPTDVSERWLLVPVGDGDTRHIGYNVKMPDAFEIASKKQGNLLVTDLDSTNGTFIDEKRLRPGVVSTASTGSRIIFGDIHLAMFRVSKLNTVEVASKAEEYEDKQETDKPTETTETG; encoded by the exons ATGGAAATAAGTTCTGCCCATCCTCTTCTCCATTCCAAATTTCTAAAGCCTCTGATAAGTTTTCCCGCACCTCCATCACTTCCCATCTTTCAATGTAAAGCTTCTTTTCTTGCTTCTAATTCAGCACTGTCTCAATCCTCTAAGAGCTTTCTCACACAGTTACAAGGAGTTGGAATCAAAACAAGGCAACAGTGGAGTGTTGGAGCCATACACGCTTCCAAGGCTGAAAACCCTCCAACAGATGTTTCAGAAAGATGGCTTCTTGTACCTGTTG GTGATGGAGATACAAGACACATAGGTTACAATGTCAAAATGCCAGATGCATTTGAAATTGCTTCT AAGAAACAAGGGAATCTCTTGGTCACGGATTTGGACAGCACCAATGGGACATTTATTGATGAAAAGCGGTTGAGACCTGGAGTTGTTTCCACTGCATCAACTGGGAGCCGCATTATATTTG GggatattcatttggcaatgtttcGTGTTTCCAAGCTTAACACGGTGGAAGTTGCAAGCAAAGCAGAAGAATATGAAGATAAACAAGAGACTGATAAGCCAACCGAGACTACTGAAACAGGTTGA